One genomic region from Pseudoduganella dura encodes:
- the kynU gene encoding kynureninase: MITEQDCLALDAADPLAACRSEFALPENVVYLDGNSLGARPKAALERARQVIAAEWGDDLIRSWNTAGWYDLPGRLGALLAPLLGAEADEVVVTDSTSVNLFKALAAALRMQAADPVRAGRRVIITERDNFPSDIYMAEGLLGWLDRGYELRLLDSWSDLPAALAGAAGQQVAAVMLTHVNYRTGRMFDMAATTARIHAAGALAIWDLAHSAGAVDVALNAANADFAVGCTYKYLNGGPGAPAFIWVPRRHHAQFSQPLTGWWTHREPFAMQPGYAPAPGIRRALCGTQPVVSLALVECGLAIFQRVSMAALRRKSLALSDLFLSLLEQHCAAHPLELITPRAHADRGSQVSVTHPHGYAVMQALIARGVIGDYREPRVMRFGFTPLYTGYQDVWRAVMILKDILDRSDYQVDARRSAVT, encoded by the coding sequence ATGATTACCGAACAAGACTGCCTGGCCCTCGACGCCGCCGATCCGCTGGCCGCCTGCCGGAGCGAATTCGCGCTGCCCGAAAATGTGGTCTACCTCGACGGCAACTCGCTGGGCGCACGCCCGAAGGCAGCCCTGGAACGCGCCAGGCAGGTGATCGCCGCCGAGTGGGGCGATGACCTGATCCGTAGCTGGAACACGGCCGGCTGGTACGACCTGCCGGGCCGCCTGGGAGCGCTGCTGGCGCCGCTGCTCGGCGCCGAAGCGGACGAGGTGGTGGTCACCGATTCCACGTCGGTCAACCTGTTCAAGGCGCTGGCGGCGGCGCTGAGGATGCAGGCCGCCGATCCGGTGCGCGCCGGGCGCCGCGTCATCATCACCGAGCGCGACAACTTCCCCAGCGATATCTACATGGCCGAGGGCCTGCTGGGCTGGCTCGACCGCGGCTACGAGCTGCGCCTGCTCGACTCCTGGTCCGATCTGCCGGCGGCACTGGCCGGCGCGGCCGGCCAGCAGGTCGCAGCCGTGATGCTCACCCATGTCAACTACCGCACCGGCCGCATGTTCGACATGGCCGCCACCACCGCGCGGATCCACGCCGCCGGCGCGCTGGCGATCTGGGATCTGGCGCACTCGGCCGGCGCAGTCGACGTGGCGCTGAACGCGGCCAATGCCGACTTCGCCGTCGGCTGCACCTACAAGTACCTGAACGGCGGCCCCGGCGCGCCGGCCTTCATCTGGGTGCCGCGGCGCCACCATGCGCAGTTCTCGCAGCCGCTGACGGGCTGGTGGACCCACCGCGAGCCGTTCGCCATGCAGCCGGGCTACGCGCCGGCGCCGGGCATCCGGCGCGCGCTGTGCGGCACGCAGCCGGTGGTCTCGCTGGCGCTGGTCGAGTGCGGCCTGGCCATCTTCCAGCGGGTATCGATGGCGGCGCTGCGCCGCAAGTCGCTGGCGCTGTCGGACCTGTTCCTGTCGCTGCTCGAACAGCATTGCGCGGCGCATCCGCTGGAGCTGATCACGCCGCGCGCCCACGCCGACCGGGGCAGCCAGGTCAGCGTGACGCATCCGCACGGCTACGCGGTCATGCAGGCCCTGATCGCGCGGGGCGTGATCGGCGACTACCGCGAACCCCGGGTGATGCGCTTCGGCTTCACGCCCCTGTACACGGGCTACCAGGACGTGTGGCGCGCGGTGATGATCCTGAAGGACATCCTCGACCGGAGCGATTATCAGGTCGACGCCCGGCGCAGCGCGGTGACCTGA
- the kynA gene encoding tryptophan 2,3-dioxygenase yields the protein MQCPFSQGAATPATAQAQAPDYHGAQLDFSRDMSYGDYLSLDTILGAQHPLSPDHNELLFIVQHQTSELWMKLMLHELHGARGNIAGGQLPAAMKMLARVAAIMNQLVHAWDVLATMTPPEYSAIRPYLGASSGFQSHQYREIEFLLGNKNATHLQVHRHKPAAHAALDSALRQPSIYDEAIMAMARGGLAVDAARLDGPWDRPVRSDASVKAAWTMVYRNTGQYWPLYELAEKLVDLETAFRLWRFRHVTTVERVIGFKAGTGGTEGVGYLRKMLDVVLFPELFELRTEL from the coding sequence ATGCAATGCCCGTTTTCCCAAGGTGCGGCCACGCCGGCCACGGCCCAGGCCCAGGCGCCCGATTACCACGGCGCCCAGCTCGACTTCAGCCGTGACATGAGCTATGGCGACTACCTGTCGCTCGATACGATCCTCGGCGCCCAGCACCCGCTGTCGCCGGACCACAACGAGCTGCTGTTCATCGTGCAGCACCAGACCAGCGAATTGTGGATGAAGCTGATGCTCCACGAGCTGCACGGCGCGCGCGGCAATATCGCCGGCGGCCAGCTGCCGGCGGCAATGAAGATGCTGGCCCGGGTGGCCGCCATCATGAACCAGCTGGTGCATGCCTGGGACGTGCTGGCCACCATGACGCCGCCCGAGTACTCGGCGATCCGCCCCTACTTGGGCGCCTCGTCGGGCTTCCAGTCGCACCAGTATCGCGAGATCGAATTCCTGTTGGGGAACAAGAATGCCACGCACCTGCAGGTGCACCGGCACAAGCCGGCCGCGCACGCGGCGCTCGACAGCGCGCTGCGACAGCCGTCGATCTATGACGAGGCCATCATGGCGATGGCGCGTGGCGGCCTGGCGGTCGATGCGGCGCGCCTCGACGGTCCGTGGGACCGGCCGGTGCGTTCGGACGCGTCGGTGAAGGCGGCATGGACCATGGTGTACCGGAACACCGGGCAGTACTGGCCCCTGTACGAACTGGCCGAGAAGCTGGTCGACCTCGAAACGGCGTTCCGGCTGTGGCGCTTCCGCCATGTGACGACGGTGGAACGGGTGATCGGCTTCAAGGCCGGCACCGGCGGCACGGAGGGTGTCGGCTACCTGCGCAAGATGCTCGACGTGGTGCTGTTCCCGGAACTGTTCGAGCTGCGCACCGAACTGTGA
- a CDS encoding sensor domain-containing diguanylate cyclase, translated as MHILPRTLKARIALLVSVLALASALLASLAVLYPMERQMRALVGEQQVALLASAAAALDQQVSDRRVLLRAIAEDAARVPGLRSAGLQPLLEQHAVLRDEFDNVVVFDRAGSVIANLANRRGVGDTTAANTRTFRETVDTREGVISPPFRSPLSGKPSIVLTEPVIGANGDVMFVLGGALSLVNARFMGQFLAARPGPSAYFYLIDQRGTIIYHPDASRVLHNVWREPGGVTEVTRRALSGFEGWTEGVTKEGRSALIAATHLRRTGWTLTVVYPVAEAFAPLRQGESAARMSTAAVTLLATAAGFYLASVFLRPLGRLHRRVDMLVAGTADIDVLDSVRSDEVGSLSRAFFALSQQRREAEHRLALLSRTDTLTGLHNRRMFEAELPAALARARRSHTGLVLAFLDVDHFKRINDTFGHATGDQVLCEFARRLLGSVREVDTIARLAGDEFVIIFENIDSESRVAPMMEKLLDTIREPFVCGAGPLAVTTTVGVAFSAGKISADNLLKVADEALYGAKAAGRDTWAFRDGDIRCQVSSVEAVLPV; from the coding sequence ATGCATATTCTTCCCCGCACGCTGAAAGCACGCATCGCCCTCCTGGTCAGCGTGCTTGCGCTCGCGTCGGCGTTGCTGGCGTCGCTGGCCGTCCTGTACCCGATGGAGCGACAGATGCGTGCCCTGGTCGGCGAGCAGCAGGTTGCCCTGCTGGCAAGCGCCGCCGCCGCACTCGACCAGCAGGTCAGCGACCGGCGTGTGCTGTTGAGAGCGATCGCGGAAGATGCCGCGCGCGTACCGGGCCTGCGGTCCGCCGGTCTCCAGCCGTTGCTGGAACAGCATGCCGTATTGCGCGACGAATTCGATAACGTCGTCGTGTTCGACCGTGCCGGCAGCGTCATCGCAAACCTGGCGAACCGGCGTGGCGTCGGCGATACGACGGCGGCAAACACCAGAACGTTCCGGGAAACCGTGGACACCCGGGAGGGCGTTATTTCGCCGCCGTTTCGCAGTCCGTTGTCGGGCAAGCCGTCCATCGTGCTGACCGAACCGGTCATCGGCGCCAACGGCGATGTGATGTTCGTCCTGGGCGGCGCGCTCAGCCTGGTGAATGCCCGTTTCATGGGGCAGTTCCTAGCTGCCCGGCCGGGTCCTTCCGCCTATTTCTACCTGATCGACCAGCGTGGCACGATCATCTATCATCCCGACGCATCCCGTGTGCTGCACAACGTCTGGCGGGAGCCGGGCGGTGTCACCGAAGTGACGCGGCGCGCGCTTTCAGGATTCGAGGGCTGGACCGAGGGGGTGACCAAGGAAGGGCGATCGGCGCTGATCGCAGCGACGCACCTGCGCCGTACCGGGTGGACACTCACCGTGGTCTACCCGGTGGCCGAAGCGTTCGCGCCGTTGCGGCAAGGCGAAAGCGCTGCCCGGATGTCGACTGCCGCGGTAACCCTGCTGGCCACGGCGGCCGGCTTTTACCTTGCATCCGTTTTCCTGCGTCCCCTCGGTCGATTGCACCGGCGTGTCGACATGCTCGTCGCGGGCACCGCGGATATCGATGTGCTGGACTCGGTGCGTTCGGACGAGGTCGGCAGCCTCAGCAGGGCATTTTTCGCACTGTCGCAGCAACGCCGCGAAGCCGAGCACCGGCTGGCATTGTTGAGCCGTACCGACACGCTCACCGGCTTGCATAACCGGCGCATGTTCGAAGCCGAACTGCCGGCGGCACTTGCCCGCGCACGGCGGTCCCATACGGGCCTGGTGCTCGCCTTCCTCGATGTCGATCACTTCAAGCGGATCAACGACACGTTCGGCCATGCGACAGGCGACCAGGTGCTGTGCGAGTTTGCGCGGCGATTGCTCGGCAGTGTTCGAGAGGTCGACACCATCGCGCGGCTTGCGGGCGACGAGTTTGTCATCATTTTCGAGAACATCGATAGCGAATCGCGGGTGGCACCGATGATGGAAAAGCTCCTCGATACCATCCGGGAACCGTTCGTCTGCGGCGCGGGTCCGCTGGCGGTCACCACCACGGTCGGCGTGGCGTTCAGTGCCGGAAAAATTTCAGCCGATAACCTGCTGAAGGTTGCCGACGAAGCGCTTTACGGCGCCAAGGCGGCCGGCCGGGATACCTGGGCATTTCGCGATGGCGATATCCGGTGCCAGGTCTCTTCGGTGGAAGCCGTGCTGCCCGTTTAG
- a CDS encoding response regulator, with the protein MPLSSLRVLVVDDHADSADALAELLSLYGMAAQAVHDGTRAIALAETFAPDVVLLDLRMPGMDGYAVARALRAMPLAQPYLVAYSALDDARTLAQVRDAGFDCHLPKPSRIAAILRVVYASASALAA; encoded by the coding sequence ATGCCGCTTTCCTCCTTACGTGTTCTCGTTGTCGACGACCATGCCGATTCGGCCGACGCGTTGGCCGAGCTGCTTTCGCTGTACGGGATGGCCGCGCAGGCGGTCCATGACGGAACGCGGGCGATAGCGCTGGCGGAAACCTTCGCACCCGATGTCGTTCTGCTCGATCTCCGCATGCCCGGCATGGACGGCTATGCGGTGGCGCGCGCATTGCGCGCGATGCCCCTGGCGCAGCCGTACCTCGTTGCCTATAGCGCGCTGGATGATGCCAGGACGCTGGCGCAGGTGCGGGATGCGGGATTCGACTGCCATCTGCCGAAGCCGTCGCGGATTGCCGCCATCCTGCGGGTCGTGTACGCCAGCGCTTCCGCGCTTGCCGCGTGA
- a CDS encoding alpha/beta fold hydrolase, producing MTQADSIDRSDASRRAVPVIHYKKVKIDGVNVFYREAGPAEAPVLLLLHGFPTSSHMFRNLIPLLADRYRVIAPDYPGYGQSDAPDRSGFDYTFANLADIVDKLTVALEATRYSMYVMDYGAPIGYRLALKHPERVQALIVQNGNAYTEGLAAFWDPIKAYWADRSPAKREALAHLVTLELTKFQYTDGVSDISRISPDNWVVDQALLDRPGNREIQLDLLGDYGSNVPLYPDFQAFFREHRPPTLIVWGKNDIIFPEPGAHPYLRDLPDAELHILDTGHFALEDKLDVIAPLMRDFLDRNL from the coding sequence ATGACACAAGCCGATTCGATCGACCGGAGCGATGCCTCGCGCCGGGCAGTGCCGGTCATCCACTACAAGAAGGTGAAGATCGATGGCGTGAATGTGTTTTACCGGGAAGCGGGGCCGGCAGAGGCGCCCGTTCTGTTGCTGCTGCACGGGTTCCCGACCTCCTCGCACATGTTCCGCAACCTGATTCCCCTGCTTGCCGACCGCTACCGTGTCATCGCGCCGGATTATCCGGGCTATGGCCAGAGCGATGCACCCGACCGGTCCGGATTCGACTACACATTCGCCAACCTGGCCGATATCGTCGACAAGCTCACCGTCGCGCTGGAAGCGACGCGCTACAGCATGTATGTGATGGATTACGGCGCCCCGATCGGTTACCGGCTCGCACTGAAGCATCCCGAACGGGTCCAGGCGCTGATTGTCCAGAACGGCAATGCCTATACCGAAGGCCTCGCTGCATTCTGGGATCCGATCAAGGCCTACTGGGCGGATCGTTCGCCGGCAAAGCGCGAGGCGCTTGCCCACCTCGTCACGCTCGAACTGACGAAGTTCCAGTACACGGATGGCGTCAGCGATATTTCCCGGATCAGCCCGGACAACTGGGTGGTCGACCAGGCACTGCTCGACCGGCCCGGCAATCGCGAGATCCAGCTCGACCTGCTGGGCGACTATGGTTCGAACGTGCCGCTGTACCCGGATTTCCAGGCGTTCTTCCGCGAGCACCGTCCGCCCACGCTGATCGTCTGGGGCAAGAACGACATCATCTTCCCGGAACCGGGCGCCCATCCCTACCTTCGCGACCTTCCCGACGCGGAATTGCATATCCTCGACACGGGGCACTTCGCGCTGGAAGACAAGCTCGACGTGATCGCGCCGCTGATGCGCGACTTCCTCGATCGCAACCTGTGA
- a CDS encoding alpha/beta fold hydrolase: MSTPPIARSATRHRTARVAGLDIFYREAGPDDTPVVVLLHGFPSSSHMYRNLIPALADRYRVIAPDLPGFGLSAMPSPEAFAYGFASFAAVVDELLAGLGASRYTLYVMDYGAPVGFRLALAHPERVTALIVQNGNAYEAGMGDFWTSTRALWADNSEANRNAMRPFLTIDGTRFQYVTGVKEIDRIDPAAWVHDQFFLDRPGSKEIQLDIIFDYRTNVALYPEFHRYFREFQPPALILWGVDDPIFLPEGAQAFLHDLPHAELHRFDTGHFALEDKADDMVPLIRRFLEKNLQGRAAGRPPAKEDDGTAYPAG, from the coding sequence ATGAGCACGCCCCCGATCGCCAGGTCCGCGACCCGGCACCGCACGGCGCGGGTCGCCGGCCTCGATATCTTCTACCGCGAGGCGGGGCCCGACGATACGCCGGTCGTCGTCCTCCTTCACGGCTTTCCCAGTTCCTCGCACATGTACCGCAACCTGATACCGGCGCTGGCGGACCGTTATCGCGTCATCGCGCCGGACCTGCCCGGCTTCGGCCTGTCGGCAATGCCGTCGCCCGAGGCGTTCGCCTACGGCTTTGCATCGTTCGCGGCCGTCGTGGACGAACTGCTCGCCGGGCTGGGCGCCAGCCGTTACACGCTCTATGTGATGGATTATGGCGCGCCGGTCGGCTTTCGCCTGGCACTGGCGCATCCGGAACGTGTCACGGCGCTGATCGTCCAGAACGGCAACGCCTACGAGGCGGGCATGGGCGATTTCTGGACCTCGACGCGCGCGCTGTGGGCCGACAACAGCGAAGCCAACCGCAATGCCATGCGCCCCTTCCTGACGATCGACGGCACGCGCTTCCAGTATGTCACCGGGGTGAAGGAGATCGACCGGATCGATCCCGCCGCATGGGTACACGATCAGTTCTTCCTCGATCGTCCCGGCAGCAAGGAGATCCAGCTCGACATCATTTTCGACTATCGCACCAACGTCGCGCTGTATCCCGAGTTCCACCGCTATTTCCGGGAATTCCAGCCACCCGCGCTGATCCTGTGGGGTGTCGACGATCCGATCTTCCTGCCGGAGGGCGCGCAGGCGTTCCTGCATGACCTTCCCCATGCGGAACTGCACCGCTTTGACACGGGACACTTCGCGCTCGAGGACAAGGCCGATGACATGGTGCCGTTGATACGCCGGTTTCTCGAAAAAAACCTGCAGGGCCGGGCCGCCGGGCGGCCGCCCGCGAAGGAGGATGACGGGACGGCATACCCCGCGGGCTGA
- a CDS encoding sensor histidine kinase: MTVCLKIHPILTGVVNTETDVIAARQRARQIAALSGFSVQDQARIGTAVSEIARNAYNYARRGRVRFSIDETDGCAFVIEIEDSGPGIDKAERFHARDASSAQGRGGLHAAARLMDRCEITTGATGTHVLLRKSLPGPLPMKPLAMADAVTRLSLPNNVALCEAHQQNRELTDALAALQERQDELVVMSRCLETTNTQVQALNHQLNEKADALQDADRQKNEFLSILSHELRGPLSAAGMAAHLLKNRLATVEQTSAIGDLITRQIRHMERLVEDLLDVSRVGQGLLSIVKTQVDMHDVVTAAIEQITPAALRKHHVITFAPARDRCLVDGDRTRLIQIVCNLVSNAIRYTPDGGRIDVAVGLREGRVFATVTDNGIGIPAALMPRLFDLYVQAKPASERQHGGLGLGLALVRSLMELHGGQVRAASPGEGQGSMFELTFPRLRQDAGP, encoded by the coding sequence ATGACGGTTTGCCTGAAAATCCATCCGATCCTTACCGGCGTCGTCAATACTGAAACCGATGTAATCGCAGCACGTCAGCGTGCACGCCAGATCGCCGCGCTGTCGGGATTCAGCGTTCAGGACCAGGCCCGCATCGGCACCGCCGTGTCGGAAATCGCCCGCAATGCCTACAACTACGCGCGGCGCGGGAGAGTGCGCTTCTCGATCGATGAAACGGATGGCTGCGCGTTCGTGATCGAGATCGAGGACAGCGGCCCGGGCATCGACAAGGCCGAACGCTTCCATGCCAGGGATGCGTCGTCGGCCCAGGGCCGTGGCGGCCTGCACGCCGCGGCCCGGCTGATGGACCGCTGCGAGATCACGACCGGCGCGACCGGTACCCACGTACTGCTCAGGAAAAGCCTCCCCGGGCCATTGCCGATGAAGCCGCTTGCAATGGCGGACGCGGTGACGCGCCTGTCTCTTCCCAACAATGTCGCCCTGTGCGAAGCGCACCAGCAGAACCGGGAATTGACCGACGCCCTGGCCGCGCTGCAGGAGCGCCAGGATGAACTGGTGGTGATGTCGCGCTGCCTGGAAACGACCAATACGCAGGTGCAGGCGCTGAATCATCAGCTCAACGAGAAGGCCGACGCGCTGCAGGACGCCGACCGGCAGAAAAACGAATTCCTGTCGATCCTGAGCCACGAACTGCGCGGGCCGCTGTCGGCCGCGGGAATGGCGGCGCATCTGCTGAAGAACCGGCTCGCCACTGTCGAGCAGACTTCCGCCATCGGTGATCTGATCACCCGGCAAATCCGCCACATGGAGCGCCTGGTCGAAGACCTGCTGGACGTCTCGCGCGTGGGGCAGGGCCTCCTGTCGATCGTGAAGACGCAGGTGGACATGCATGACGTGGTGACAGCCGCCATCGAACAGATCACGCCGGCGGCGCTGCGCAAGCACCATGTCATCACCTTCGCGCCGGCGCGGGACCGCTGCCTCGTCGACGGCGACCGCACGCGCCTGATCCAGATCGTGTGCAACCTGGTCAGCAACGCCATCCGCTACACGCCCGATGGCGGCAGGATCGACGTCGCGGTCGGCCTGCGGGAAGGCCGGGTCTTTGCAACCGTCACCGACAACGGCATCGGCATCCCTGCCGCGTTGATGCCCCGCCTGTTCGACCTGTACGTGCAGGCCAAGCCCGCGTCGGAACGCCAGCACGGCGGCCTCGGGCTCGGGCTGGCACTGGTCAGGAGCCTGATGGAACTTCACGGGGGGCAGGTGCGCGCGGCCAGCCCCGGGGAGGGGCAGGGCAGCATGTTCGAACTGACGTTTCCACGCCTCCGGCAGGACGCCGGACCCTGA
- a CDS encoding phasin family protein produces the protein MIDFIDDFIDCASAGHSRISNFPRWRYGHQLAIRERIVLHSAIFRLVKLVHCTKISLTSPSEPLDSLMLHRTIPIRSRSQKLHHNTIQMEKYMFSIPQQFSNATKTHFESQFAVFSALTSQAFEGVEKLAGLNLAAARTSLEDSSSTARQLLSARDPKAFFSLSAAQARPAAEKAVAYARQVSSITSGTAAGLSNVAKAQFSETNRKVLSLVDEAGKNAPAGSANVVALFKSALGNASAGYEQLTLTAKQASDAIEANVNTAVGQFTSAVTNGPAAAASR, from the coding sequence TTGATTGATTTTATTGATGACTTTATTGATTGCGCCAGTGCCGGTCATTCGCGGATTTCGAACTTCCCACGGTGGCGATATGGCCACCAGCTCGCAATCCGGGAGCGCATCGTCCTGCACTCCGCCATATTCCGCCTCGTAAAATTGGTGCACTGCACAAAAATATCCTTGACATCACCCAGCGAACCGTTAGACTCGCTTATGTTGCATCGCACAATTCCGATCCGGAGCCGATCACAAAAGCTCCATCACAACACTATCCAAATGGAGAAATACATGTTTTCGATTCCTCAGCAATTTTCCAACGCCACCAAAACCCATTTCGAAAGCCAGTTCGCGGTCTTTTCCGCCCTGACCAGCCAGGCATTCGAAGGCGTCGAAAAACTGGCCGGCCTGAACCTCGCTGCCGCCAGGACATCCCTGGAAGATTCGTCTTCCACCGCCAGGCAGTTGCTGTCGGCCAGGGATCCGAAAGCGTTCTTCTCGCTGAGCGCCGCCCAGGCCCGGCCGGCTGCCGAAAAAGCGGTGGCTTACGCGCGCCAGGTGTCGTCGATCACGTCCGGCACCGCTGCCGGACTGTCGAACGTGGCCAAAGCGCAATTTTCGGAAACAAACCGCAAGGTGCTCTCGCTGGTGGACGAAGCCGGCAAGAACGCTCCGGCCGGCAGTGCAAACGTTGTCGCCCTGTTCAAATCCGCACTGGGCAACGCCAGCGCCGGCTACGAGCAGCTCACCCTGACGGCGAAACAGGCATCGGACGCGATCGAAGCCAACGTGAACACCGCTGTCGGCCAGTTCACCTCGGCCGTCACGAACGGTCCGGCCGCTGCTGCTTCCAGATAA